In Candidatus Epulonipiscium viviparus, one DNA window encodes the following:
- a CDS encoding insulinase family protein produces the protein MLKQLLAITTILISTNVYAIPKNFIEEQTSVYNLDEIHSYVHTPTQMSIKWVENKDKLATFCLGVRTPTTDNTGVNHIIEHTVFTGSKKFPSGTLFFDANANFPHTYMNAQTAADYTLYPFQTPYEESFYGLLEVYLDSVFNPNMLNSPHSFYEESFYFDPNTDKYGGVVYNEMKGANSQLGRILYRNIRKTVYEGTHYQNDSGGDVAEIPKLTYQQFVDTYKSYYYPQNMMIALYGDLDINDTLKIIDTYLLDAEGDASATAIAVNTSPTLKYTDTELTYSTEEQDAYVIKSFVMPDKMDAIKMIELDLWLNTYVINPNSQFRRNLKTRGIEQIEIFKDQELVNPIYSIIVSKVNPEEITHVRTIIDEELAALFDGPEDILLEQDVIRQLKLELANEEMNISRGLDITHTMVSNWVHDVDQMSYYTTHKYIEHLSDVDEIAGSEIFRQAQCVNINLMPSNDAAPANPLEIAAIDQDQWTNIVTSMREWQKTYDQKVLEPTELKKMIIGYDIKKREHEHQDIDYSLYYADTNLLTTELYLNTSHIPQEELPHLFLYSFLLQEAGREMTPFKGILNSKIVAFEDEEEYRPYQKIEIVTDNETNQTELLQEVQQYLKGKDEHWHSMQIEKIISKFYSEFQNDIITTLMQLTNGTGSGAKRYLYEAHYPFYKFALECKKGMQPNYIEKTFEVANKLAPTEDSSVAIIGDKSEVKHTYRSWKAFIKENMLHDVQEQDYNFKVISKDSVYYKKGQVDYLLYNYDTKKDFVDGQDYLLAAFATKNYLQPEIRIKKGAYGSGMQIKFPNTISIYTYRDPHYKSSVDIINDMPQMLDVENIEEKLLLAKSEAISDFQAQFGLLGADTKKASIAHTMSLMDVETDFLKHTQKEIAKLDADDLRAEMENLTEIINDSKKGVCIKK, from the coding sequence ATGCTAAAGCAGTTACTAGCGATTACCACAATTTTAATCAGTACCAATGTTTACGCTATTCCCAAAAATTTCATAGAGGAACAAACTAGCGTATACAACCTAGACGAGATTCATTCATATGTGCATACGCCAACACAGATGAGCATCAAATGGGTGGAAAACAAAGATAAGCTTGCCACATTTTGTTTGGGAGTGCGTACACCAACAACAGACAATACAGGTGTAAATCATATTATCGAACATACCGTATTTACTGGATCTAAGAAATTTCCCAGCGGAACGCTATTCTTTGATGCAAATGCCAATTTTCCCCACACATATATGAACGCACAAACAGCTGCAGATTATACACTGTATCCGTTTCAGACTCCTTATGAAGAGAGCTTCTATGGATTATTAGAAGTATATCTCGATAGCGTGTTTAACCCAAACATGTTGAATTCGCCGCACAGTTTTTATGAGGAGTCTTTTTATTTTGACCCAAATACAGACAAATATGGTGGCGTTGTTTATAACGAAATGAAGGGTGCCAACAGCCAGTTGGGTCGCATCTTGTATCGAAACATACGCAAAACAGTTTACGAGGGAACGCATTACCAAAACGATAGCGGCGGGGATGTAGCCGAAATACCCAAACTAACATATCAGCAATTTGTAGACACATATAAAAGCTATTATTACCCGCAAAACATGATGATTGCCCTTTATGGAGATTTAGATATAAACGACACGCTCAAGATAATTGACACCTATTTGTTGGATGCCGAAGGAGACGCATCTGCCACGGCCATAGCAGTTAATACTAGCCCGACGTTGAAATATACAGATACGGAGTTGACATATAGCACAGAAGAGCAAGATGCGTATGTTATAAAAAGCTTTGTTATGCCCGACAAAATGGATGCGATTAAAATGATAGAATTAGATTTGTGGCTAAACACCTATGTAATCAATCCCAATTCTCAATTTCGCAGAAATCTCAAAACTCGCGGCATAGAGCAAATCGAAATTTTTAAGGACCAAGAACTGGTCAACCCTATATATTCCATTATTGTATCTAAGGTAAATCCCGAAGAAATAACCCATGTTCGTACCATTATAGACGAAGAATTAGCAGCTCTATTTGATGGACCCGAAGATATTTTGTTAGAACAAGACGTTATAAGGCAGCTTAAGTTAGAGTTGGCTAACGAAGAAATGAACATATCGCGGGGGCTTGATATAACGCATACGATGGTTTCGAATTGGGTTCACGATGTGGATCAGATGTCGTATTATACAACGCACAAGTATATAGAGCATTTATCGGACGTTGACGAGATTGCCGGAAGCGAGATATTTAGGCAGGCACAGTGTGTGAATATCAACTTAATGCCTAGCAATGATGCGGCTCCGGCAAATCCCTTAGAAATAGCTGCAATCGATCAGGATCAGTGGACTAATATAGTTACCTCTATGAGAGAATGGCAGAAAACGTATGACCAGAAGGTGTTGGAGCCAACTGAGCTTAAGAAAATGATTATAGGATATGATATTAAGAAAAGGGAACATGAGCATCAGGATATAGACTATAGTTTGTATTATGCGGACACAAATTTATTGACCACAGAATTGTATCTAAATACATCGCATATTCCACAAGAAGAGCTTCCGCATTTATTTTTGTATAGCTTTTTGCTTCAAGAGGCCGGGCGAGAGATGACGCCGTTTAAGGGAATATTAAACTCGAAGATTGTCGCGTTTGAGGACGAAGAGGAGTATAGGCCGTATCAGAAAATCGAAATAGTGACGGATAATGAGACCAATCAGACAGAGCTTCTTCAGGAAGTGCAGCAATATCTAAAGGGCAAGGACGAGCACTGGCATTCTATGCAAATCGAAAAGATAATATCCAAATTTTATAGTGAATTTCAAAACGATATCATTACCACATTAATGCAATTGACAAATGGCACTGGCAGCGGCGCAAAGCGATATTTATATGAGGCACATTACCCGTTTTATAAATTTGCGCTTGAATGCAAAAAGGGAATGCAGCCAAACTATATCGAAAAAACATTTGAAGTCGCCAACAAGCTGGCACCGACGGAAGATTCTTCTGTGGCTATTATTGGTGACAAATCTGAAGTGAAGCATACGTATCGCAGCTGGAAAGCATTTATTAAGGAGAATATGCTACACGATGTGCAAGAACAAGACTACAACTTTAAGGTTATATCTAAAGACAGTGTGTATTACAAGAAGGGACAGGTTGACTATTTGCTATATAATTATGATACCAAAAAGGACTTTGTAGACGGACAAGACTATCTGCTTGCCGCATTTGCGACGAAAAACTATTTGCAGCCTGAGATCAGAATCAAAAAAGGCGCGTATGGCAGCGGAATGCAAATCAAATTTCCCAATACAATAAGTATTTATACGTATCGAGATCCGCATTATAAAAGTTCGGTAGATATAATCAATGATATGCCACAAATGCTAGACGTTGAAAATATTGAGGAAAAACTTTTACTGGCAAAATCGGAGGCGATAAGCGATTTTCAGGCACAATTTGGCCTATTAGGCGCAGATACCAAAAAGGCCAGCATTGCACACACAATGTCTTTGATGGATGTTGAAACCGATTTTTTGAAACATACGCAAAAGGAAATAGCAAAATTAGATGCAGATGATTTGAGAGCAGAAATGGAAAATTTAACCGAAATTATTAATGATAGCAAAAAGGGTGTGTGTATTAAAAAATAG
- a CDS encoding peptide ABC transporter substrate-binding protein gives MSKKLLTALLITAATLTACSGEDAASAVAATNETKLSPDGYPVAQKQELVYNLGSDPLTIDPQLNAAVVGIQIINNTFEGLVREIHGELIPAMAESWAVSDDGRIYTFKIRDDARWSDGKSVTAHDFVFGWQRAVDPVVASGKGYVMSTAGILNAAEILLGEKDCTELGVKALDDKTLEVTLVNPTAYFLEFTTSTTFMPARKDIADPDGSWARDPATAISNGPFKLSEYAIGNEIVLTKNEHYWNADAVSLDKITCKMIVDASTAYSAYQSGQLDIFATIPPAEIPKLMVENPEFYTLPYIGTYFMVMNMNNEIFQDINVRKALNWSIDRTTITEIAGAAPIPATGYIGPGYLDTDGNEFHDVAGDYGIPLRAEPEAAQKFLADAGYPNGEGFPEIEILYNTDENHKLIAEAMQEMWAENLGIDVKITNQEWAVFQETRNQHAYDSIARHGLIGSYADPTTMLDIFTTGNVQNSSDYSNAAFDTQMAMARTTVGKERMDHLYKAEEILMADLPLIPVYYYVNTLIAADEVEGWVMDVKGGLWFGDAVMLDLE, from the coding sequence ATGAGCAAAAAATTATTAACCGCATTGCTAATTACAGCTGCTACGTTAACTGCTTGCAGCGGAGAGGATGCAGCGTCGGCAGTAGCTGCAACTAACGAAACAAAGCTTTCTCCAGATGGATATCCTGTGGCGCAAAAGCAAGAACTGGTCTACAACCTAGGGTCGGATCCTCTTACTATAGACCCTCAGCTCAATGCCGCGGTCGTTGGAATCCAAATTATTAATAATACGTTTGAAGGGTTGGTTCGAGAAATTCATGGCGAGCTGATTCCGGCAATGGCAGAGTCGTGGGCTGTCTCAGATGATGGACGCATATATACATTTAAAATTCGTGATGATGCGCGATGGTCTGATGGCAAGTCTGTTACTGCACACGATTTTGTATTTGGGTGGCAAAGAGCTGTCGATCCGGTTGTTGCATCAGGAAAAGGATACGTCATGAGTACGGCAGGCATTCTTAATGCTGCAGAAATTTTGTTGGGCGAAAAAGATTGTACGGAGTTAGGAGTCAAAGCGCTCGATGATAAAACATTGGAGGTAACGCTCGTTAATCCAACGGCATATTTTCTAGAATTTACCACTTCTACCACATTTATGCCCGCACGCAAAGACATTGCAGATCCAGATGGTAGCTGGGCACGGGATCCTGCAACGGCAATTTCAAACGGCCCCTTTAAATTATCAGAATATGCCATTGGCAACGAAATCGTACTTACTAAAAATGAACATTACTGGAACGCTGATGCCGTAAGCTTAGATAAAATTACTTGCAAAATGATCGTTGACGCATCGACCGCATATTCGGCTTATCAATCGGGTCAGCTAGATATCTTTGCAACAATTCCTCCCGCAGAAATTCCAAAGCTGATGGTAGAAAATCCAGAATTTTATACTTTGCCATATATTGGAACTTATTTTATGGTTATGAACATGAACAACGAAATCTTTCAGGATATTAACGTTCGAAAAGCACTCAACTGGTCCATCGATAGAACAACTATCACCGAAATTGCAGGTGCAGCGCCAATCCCAGCAACAGGATATATTGGTCCAGGATATCTCGATACAGACGGAAACGAATTTCACGATGTTGCAGGGGACTATGGAATTCCTCTTAGAGCAGAGCCCGAAGCTGCACAGAAATTTTTGGCCGATGCGGGGTATCCAAATGGCGAAGGCTTTCCAGAAATCGAAATACTTTATAACACAGACGAAAATCACAAGTTAATTGCAGAAGCGATGCAAGAAATGTGGGCCGAAAACTTGGGTATAGATGTTAAAATCACCAATCAAGAATGGGCCGTATTTCAAGAAACAAGAAATCAACACGCTTATGACTCAATTGCTAGACACGGCTTAATCGGAAGCTACGCAGATCCAACCACGATGCTAGATATATTCACCACCGGAAATGTCCAAAACAGCAGCGACTATTCCAATGCAGCATTCGATACTCAGATGGCTATGGCACGCACGACGGTCGGAAAAGAGAGAATGGATCATCTATACAAAGCCGAAGAAATTTTAATGGCAGACTTGCCTCTCATCCCAGTTTATTATTATGTTAATACTTTGATTGCAGCCGACGAGGTTGAAGGATGGGTGATGGATGTTAAGGGCGGGCTCTGGTTTGGCGATGCCGTTATGTTAGATTTAGAATAA
- a CDS encoding peptide ABC transporter substrate-binding protein, protein MSKKLLSMMALLISATAMLTACGGDDTATAPTPTGEVQLSPEGYVIAQEQELIYNLGADPLTIDPQLNSAVDGGQIINNTFEGLIRDVDGEIRPGMAESWTVSDDGLVYTFKIREDALWSDGEPVTAHDFVFGWQRAVDPALAAEYAYIMSSANLLNAVEITAGEKKPEELGVKAIDDKTLEVTLANPTEYFLGLTGFATFMPVRADVVDSEGIWAKDPAKAISNGPFKLEKYALGDELVLVKNDNYWNADAVKLERVVCKMIVDASTAYTAYQAGQLDMLESVPTAEIPKLMVENPEFYINPYIGTYYMVLNLNNEILQDVNVRKALNWGIDRTTITEITAAGQLPATGFVGPGFFDADGNVFHEVAGDYGVPVRADVEAAQKFLADAGYPDGKGFPKLEILYNTNEGNKIIAEAMQAMWAENLGIDVTLTNQEWAVFQETRNNQAYDSIARHGWIGDYVDPNTMLDIFTTGNPQNNGGYSNPDFDEQIALARTTVGQERMDHLYKAEEIFMNDMPIIPVYYYVNTLIAVDEVEGWEMNSQGKLWLGDIVMLDLDAE, encoded by the coding sequence ATGAGTAAAAAACTTTTATCAATGATGGCACTATTAATTTCTGCAACTGCAATGCTTACTGCGTGTGGTGGAGACGACACAGCGACAGCACCAACCCCAACTGGCGAAGTTCAGCTTTCTCCAGAGGGCTATGTAATTGCGCAAGAGCAAGAACTCATATATAATTTAGGTGCAGATCCCCTTACTATCGACCCTCAGCTCAACTCGGCTGTAGATGGCGGTCAAATTATAAACAACACATTTGAAGGATTAATTCGTGATGTTGATGGTGAAATTAGACCAGGAATGGCAGAATCTTGGACTGTTTCCGATGATGGGCTTGTCTATACATTCAAAATTCGTGAAGATGCGCTATGGTCTGATGGCGAGCCTGTTACTGCACATGATTTCGTATTTGGATGGCAAAGAGCTGTAGATCCTGCACTTGCGGCTGAATATGCATATATTATGAGCAGTGCAAATCTCCTTAATGCCGTAGAAATTACAGCCGGTGAGAAAAAGCCAGAAGAACTAGGTGTAAAAGCAATTGATGATAAAACGTTAGAAGTTACTCTTGCTAATCCAACAGAATATTTCTTAGGTCTCACAGGTTTTGCAACATTTATGCCAGTGCGCGCTGACGTTGTAGATTCAGAAGGAATTTGGGCAAAAGACCCTGCAAAAGCAATTTCAAACGGGCCATTTAAATTAGAAAAATATGCTCTTGGCGACGAATTAGTTCTTGTTAAAAACGACAACTATTGGAATGCCGATGCTGTAAAACTAGAAAGAGTTGTATGCAAAATGATCGTTGATGCGTCGACCGCATATACAGCATATCAGGCTGGGCAATTGGATATGCTAGAGTCTGTTCCTACTGCGGAGATTCCAAAGTTGATGGTAGAAAATCCAGAATTTTATATCAATCCGTATATCGGAACATACTATATGGTGCTAAATTTAAACAACGAAATCCTTCAAGATGTAAACGTTCGTAAAGCACTCAACTGGGGAATCGATCGTACTACTATCACCGAAATCACTGCAGCAGGTCAGCTCCCAGCAACAGGATTTGTAGGACCTGGATTTTTCGATGCAGATGGAAATGTATTCCACGAAGTTGCTGGTGACTATGGAGTTCCAGTGCGTGCGGATGTAGAAGCAGCGCAAAAATTCTTGGCAGATGCAGGATATCCAGATGGCAAAGGTTTTCCGAAACTCGAAATTCTTTATAATACCAACGAAGGAAATAAAATCATCGCAGAAGCTATGCAAGCTATGTGGGCCGAAAACCTTGGCATCGATGTAACGCTCACTAATCAAGAGTGGGCTGTCTTCCAAGAAACTAGAAACAACCAAGCTTATGATTCGATTGCAAGACACGGTTGGATCGGCGACTATGTGGATCCAAACACTATGCTAGATATCTTTACCACTGGCAATCCACAAAATAACGGTGGCTATTCAAACCCTGATTTCGACGAACAAATTGCGTTGGCAAGAACAACAGTTGGGCAAGAGCGCATGGATCACTTATACAAAGCCGAAGAAATTTTTATGAACGATATGCCGATCATCCCTGTTTATTATTATGTAAACACCTTAATTGCAGTGGACGAAGTGGAAGGCTGGGAAATGAACTCTCAAGGCAAGTTGTGGCTTGGAGATATCGTAATGCTAGATTTAGATGCAGAATAA
- a CDS encoding peptide ABC transporter substrate-binding protein, which produces MNTKLLTALLITAATLTACSGEDAASAVAATNETKLSPDGYPVAQKQELVYNLGAEPLTIDPQLNSAVDGSQIINNTFEGLVREVNGKLVPAMAESWTVSDDERVYTFKIRDDAMWSDGEPVTAHNFVFGWRRVVDPAVASGEAYVMSSAGILNAAEILAGQKDYTELGVKALDDKTLEVTLINPTAYFLEFTSVASFMPAREDIADSEGVWARTPETAVSNGPFKLSEYAIGDEIVLTKNEYYWNADAVSLDKVICKLIVSASAAYPAYQADQLDIVAAIPPAEIPKLIVENPEFYVIPYIGTYFMIMNLNNEVFQDINVRKALNWAIDRTTITEIVGAGQIPATGFIGPGYLDTDGNEFHDVAGDYGIPLRAEPEAAQKFLADAGYPNGEGFPEIEILYNTNDGHKLIAEAMQEMWSENLGIDVTLKNQEWAVFQETRNQHAYDFIARHGWIGSYADPTAMLDIFMTGSAQNNGGYSNATFDKHMHLARTTVGKERMDHLYKAEETLMTDIPIIPVYYYVNTLLVDDDVEGWVMDSKGKLWFGDIVMLDLN; this is translated from the coding sequence TGGATATCCTGTGGCGCAAAAGCAAGAACTGGTCTACAACTTAGGAGCGGAGCCTCTAACCATAGATCCTCAGCTGAATTCTGCTGTAGATGGAAGCCAGATTATCAATAATACATTTGAAGGTTTGGTGCGAGAAGTAAATGGAAAGCTGGTTCCGGCAATGGCAGAGTCTTGGACTGTCTCAGATGATGAACGCGTATATACATTTAAAATTCGTGATGACGCCATGTGGTCTGATGGCGAGCCTGTTACTGCACACAATTTTGTGTTTGGCTGGAGAAGAGTCGTCGATCCCGCAGTTGCCTCGGGAGAAGCCTACGTAATGAGTAGTGCCGGAATCCTCAATGCCGCAGAAATATTGGCAGGCCAAAAAGATTATACAGAGCTGGGTGTTAAAGCGCTCGATGACAAAACATTAGAGGTTACGCTGATCAACCCAACAGCATATTTTTTGGAGTTTACTAGTGTCGCATCGTTTATGCCCGCACGCGAAGACATCGCAGATTCAGAAGGAGTTTGGGCACGGACTCCCGAAACTGCTGTGTCCAACGGCCCGTTTAAGCTTTCAGAATACGCAATTGGCGACGAAATTGTACTTACTAAAAATGAATACTACTGGAACGCGGACGCTGTAAGCCTAGACAAAGTTATATGCAAGCTAATTGTCAGTGCATCCGCTGCCTATCCCGCGTATCAAGCCGATCAACTAGACATCGTGGCTGCAATTCCCCCAGCAGAAATTCCAAAGCTGATTGTGGAAAATCCAGAATTTTATGTTATTCCATATATTGGAACTTATTTTATGATCATGAATTTGAATAACGAAGTATTTCAAGATATCAATGTTCGCAAAGCACTAAATTGGGCCATAGATCGCACCACTATTACAGAAATTGTAGGTGCAGGCCAGATTCCTGCAACAGGGTTTATCGGTCCTGGATATCTCGACACAGACGGAAACGAATTTCATGATGTTGCAGGGGATTATGGAATTCCTCTTAGAGCAGAGCCCGAAGCTGCACAGAAATTTTTGGCCGATGCGGGGTATCCAAATGGCGAAGGTTTTCCAGAAATCGAAATTTTGTATAACACAAATGATGGGCACAAGTTGATCGCAGAAGCAATGCAAGAAATGTGGTCCGAAAATTTAGGCATCGATGTAACTCTTAAAAATCAAGAATGGGCCGTGTTTCAAGAAACAAGAAATCAGCACGCATACGATTTTATTGCAAGGCATGGTTGGATTGGAAGCTATGCAGACCCCACTGCGATGCTCGATATCTTTATGACCGGCAGTGCCCAAAATAATGGCGGTTATTCAAACGCAACGTTCGATAAACATATGCATCTTGCGCGAACTACTGTCGGAAAGGAACGAATGGACCACTTGTACAAAGCCGAAGAAACTTTGATGACCGATATACCTATTATCCCTGTCTACTATTATGTGAACACTCTTCTTGTAGATGATGATGTGGAGGGATGGGTTATGGATTCCAAAGGCAAACTTTGGTTTGGGGATATTGTAATGCTAGATTTGAACTAA
- a CDS encoding aldehyde dehydrogenase family protein — MENNNIIVLCGDIASAQKAAALRPFDPDAIEFLATISDVLMKDKTVRAFPDIVTFAFFCRHKNLIAMSQKYDTASRVGQGLCFHIAPSNVPINFAYSLVAALLAGNASIVKISSKDFDQTAIIVAAIEAATAQTGFPAEYATIVQYPSANAEATATLSAMCDVRMIWGGDDTIAAVRKAEIAPRAFDITFADRYSVAVVDAEFIEQMDDLSKLAEGFYNDTYLYDQNACTSPRLVYWIGDETAVAAAKTKFWAAVYDQVVARYSLETVVAVDKYTNACRAAIELDDASIVVADNYITRLEVASLTADVAKFYTAGGSFVEYVATDIEDLLSIADKKYQTIAYAGTAAIADAVVVRGIRGIDRVVDIGKTTDFNLIWDGANLILRLSRIVFS, encoded by the coding sequence ATGGAAAATAATAACATAATTGTATTATGCGGAGACATAGCATCTGCTCAGAAAGCTGCAGCATTAAGACCGTTTGATCCTGATGCAATAGAATTCTTGGCTACAATATCTGATGTATTGATGAAAGATAAAACCGTTAGAGCATTTCCCGATATCGTCACCTTTGCTTTTTTCTGTAGGCACAAAAATCTTATAGCAATGTCACAAAAATACGATACAGCATCACGAGTGGGACAAGGCCTTTGCTTTCATATCGCACCGAGCAACGTGCCAATAAACTTTGCGTACTCTCTTGTTGCTGCGTTACTTGCCGGAAACGCATCGATAGTGAAAATCTCCAGCAAGGATTTTGATCAGACAGCCATCATTGTTGCTGCAATAGAAGCCGCTACTGCACAGACAGGATTTCCGGCGGAGTATGCAACCATCGTTCAATATCCTTCTGCTAATGCCGAGGCGACGGCTACCCTTTCTGCCATGTGCGATGTACGAATGATATGGGGCGGTGACGACACGATAGCTGCAGTGAGGAAGGCAGAGATTGCCCCTCGCGCTTTTGATATTACTTTTGCAGACCGCTACTCAGTGGCAGTTGTTGATGCAGAATTCATCGAGCAAATGGACGACCTCTCAAAGTTGGCAGAGGGATTTTATAACGACACTTATTTGTATGATCAAAACGCATGCACATCGCCACGATTAGTTTATTGGATAGGTGACGAGACTGCAGTTGCCGCGGCAAAAACAAAATTTTGGGCTGCAGTTTACGATCAGGTGGTGGCTCGATATTCGCTCGAAACTGTTGTTGCCGTTGACAAGTACACCAATGCATGTCGAGCAGCCATTGAACTAGATGACGCATCGATTGTGGTAGCAGATAACTATATCACACGACTTGAAGTGGCTTCTCTCACTGCGGATGTGGCAAAATTTTATACTGCTGGAGGTAGTTTCGTTGAATATGTAGCAACCGACATCGAAGACTTGCTCTCCATTGCTGACAAAAAATACCAGACCATTGCATATGCAGGAACTGCAGCTATAGCAGATGCTGTTGTTGTACGCGGTATTCGAGGAATCGATCGGGTAGTTGATATAGGAAAAACCACAGACTTCAATTTAATTTGGGATGGCGCCAACTTAATTTTGCGACTCTCTCGAATTGTCTTTTCATAG
- a CDS encoding acyl-protein synthetase, with the protein MIDYDEILNLAPYSMNKNTKQRWISELLIDLTQHHYENCPEYKKLLDAFNFDAASAASYTDIPFIPVRLFKEYNLKSVPDEILFKTLTSSGTTGQQVSKIFLDKTTSNIQTKTLTKIVANFIGKGRLPMIILDSSGVVKNRQMFSARGAGIIGFSIFARDKIFAFDDDMNLDVEGLKLFLAKHSGKPIFLFGFTFMIWQHFYKALLESDYRPDLSEAILFHGGGWKKLIDQAVSAEKFHQALNEVCGIRSIHDYYGMVEQTGTIYVECSEGNLHSSIFSDICIRNPRDFSVAKIGERGLIEVVSILPYSYPGHILLTEDEGMICGEDDCPCGRLGKYFKIFGRIKNAELRGCSDTYGK; encoded by the coding sequence ATGATTGACTATGATGAAATTTTAAACTTAGCACCATACTCTATGAATAAAAATACTAAGCAACGATGGATCTCCGAACTACTTATAGATCTAACGCAACATCACTATGAAAATTGCCCTGAGTATAAGAAACTCCTCGATGCATTCAATTTTGATGCGGCATCAGCTGCAAGCTATACCGACATACCATTTATTCCAGTTCGATTATTTAAGGAATACAACCTCAAAAGCGTTCCTGACGAAATACTTTTTAAAACGCTCACCAGCTCTGGCACCACTGGGCAGCAAGTTTCCAAAATTTTCCTTGACAAAACTACTAGCAATATTCAAACCAAAACTTTGACCAAAATCGTTGCCAACTTTATAGGCAAGGGCAGACTTCCTATGATTATATTAGACAGTAGCGGGGTGGTTAAAAACCGTCAAATGTTTTCTGCCAGAGGTGCGGGAATCATAGGCTTTTCTATTTTTGCTAGAGATAAAATTTTCGCTTTTGATGATGATATGAACTTGGATGTTGAGGGCTTAAAACTATTTTTGGCGAAGCATTCTGGAAAACCGATTTTCTTGTTTGGATTTACATTTATGATTTGGCAACATTTTTATAAAGCACTTCTTGAATCGGATTATCGCCCCGACTTATCAGAAGCTATTTTATTTCATGGCGGTGGCTGGAAAAAACTCATTGATCAAGCTGTTAGTGCAGAGAAGTTTCACCAAGCTCTTAACGAAGTTTGTGGCATACGCAGCATCCACGACTACTACGGCATGGTCGAACAGACGGGCACTATCTACGTCGAATGCAGCGAGGGCAACCTTCATAGCAGCATCTTTAGCGATATTTGTATACGCAACCCCCGCGATTTTTCCGTTGCCAAGATTGGGGAACGCGGCTTAATCGAGGTCGTATCCATTTTGCCATACTCATATCCCGGTCACATTTTATTAACAGAAGACGAAGGAATGATTTGCGGCGAGGACGACTGCCCTTGCGGAAGGTTGGGCAAGTATTTTAAGATCTTTGGCAGAATTAAAAACGCCGAACTAAGGGGGTGCAGTGACACTTATGGAAAATAA